One candidate division WOR-3 bacterium genomic window, AACAGGGCTGTCCCGACTTTTGACAATCATCAAAAACCGATCCAGCCCTGTCTGTTCTATTCTCGATTACTTCAGCCAGATTACCTTCGCGGTCTGTGTTCTACTGCCGCTCTCGATCTTAACAAAATAGACACCCGTAGCACAGTTCTTCAAACTGAACGAGAATTCACCTGCCCCCTGAACCGTACCGTAATCCATATCCTGAACAAGGCGGCCGCCGGCGTCATAAACAGAGACACGCACCGGTGTCTTTGCATTGAAGTTATATGAAAGTGTATAGGAATTACCCCGTGAGATTCTCGGATAGAGTGCGATATCTGACACAGAGGCGTCTGCGGGTTTTTCCGCCACGCCGGGCCAGTTCCAGTAGCGGTTGTAGGCGGTATCCGCATTAGCCTGTAAATCCGCTAAATTGTCACCACCAACAATCGCAAACGCCGCCACCGCCGAACCACCAGGCGCCAATGTAAACGGACCCGCTGAATTACACGTCGACCAATCATACGCACGATTCGACGAAGGATTCTGAATCGTACCATCCATAAACTTTATCTGGATGCTGTCCTGTAATCCACTGTTCGGATACACATATAAATCATGATCAATCAACGCCAAATTCGCCGCCGGCGTCGAACGCGGCGGATCCAGTATCGCCACCCCGACATACGGCGTCGTCTCATACATCCACGTCAAATTACGCGCCACCTCTGATGAACCCTGATTGTTCGAATAATTGCCAATATCCCAATCCACAAAAATCGCCGCATATAAATCACTCAACGTCGACGAACCCTCGTTGATCATCGAAAACTTCATAATCACAAAATCATTCGCCGTCGCATCATCCCAGGCCCAGGAATACTGCAAACACAAAAGCCCCTGAGGCGTAGGATGGCCTGAATCATCATAACGCGCCGTCGCATACTCATCGAAGTTGTTCGGACCGGGCTCGTACATCTGCACTTTGCCGTCGGGATTGGTCGTGGTCTCCCAGTCAGTGTCGTCCTGTTGGTTCACCTCATAATAGCGGTCCACCACATAATTGGCGTCCGTACCTGCGGCGAACGATGCATAGTAGAGATGATTGGAACCGGTTATCGGATACCAGAAGCCACTACCCTGAACACCGGCGCTGGACATAAAGCCGATCGCACCGTAGCGGGTCACGGTCAGCTTGACATTGCCGCAGTCATGCGTGGCATAGTCCTGGCCCGGATTTCCCACGGTGAGGCTGAAACTCCTTGTCCAGGAACTCTCGGCACAGACGATGTAGAGGTCGAATGCAATCTGATGGCCCACCGGGCATGAAGCAGAAACACTGACATCAAAGGGATCAGAACTGTTGTTCGCGGAATCTCCTGCAGCAATGGTTCCATAGTTGGTCGTTGAATCTGTGACCGTCACATAAGAATCACTGGTACGCAGCGTGGCCTGGGTGTTCGTCGCCGCCTCGCTTCCTGTATTCCTGATGTAGCAGACGATCCCCGCATCTTCACCGGGATCAAGGATGCCGTTGCCGTTACCGCCGACCACTTCAGTATGACTGAGAACAAGATTCGGATTATTCCCCTGTGGTATGGCCTGAAGTGCGGCATAGACATTCAATCTGCCCCAGCCGTAATTATTATTCGGATAAGAACCGCCCTGTGCAGGGTGATCCGCATTATCGAGCAGAATGTTATACAGAGTCCTGTAATCCAGACTCGGATTCTTCTGAAGACAGATCGCGACTGCGCCGGTGACATGAGGGCATGCCATCGAGGTACCGCTCATCTGACCGTAACCACCACCAGGCAGAGATGAACGAACACTCTGTCCAGGTGCTGCAATATCGGGTTTGATCAAATCCCAATCAGGCCTCTCCCAGTACGTGGTATCATTCCAGGGATACTGGTCAGGAGCAGGACCACGGCTTGAATAGTAGTACATATTGTCATTACTGTCAGTACCACCTACACCGGTGACGATCGGAAAATTACCCGGGGTGCCGGCAGTGCCTGAACCAGGGCCGCTGTTACCGATTGAAAAAACCGGATAGATGCCGAGATTACGCCAGTTTTCGCAATCATTCCAGTATTCTGTCGATGTC contains:
- a CDS encoding T9SS type A sorting domain-containing protein — translated: MKYILTLIITLSVAVAGVIHPQLAEKLNTLENNEAIQVIVHMKKQADWSMISENATKAEKILYLQSLAETEQADLLNYLEGLGDKITDLNTWWIFNGLTFKATRDIIETVAAREDVDYVIDDFVITIDDVKIEKEDNGGGVRTPEWNISIVSAPQCWNDGYDGNGIIVGNMDTGVDVNHPALAGKWITGGWYDAVNGQSTPYDDHGHGTHTMGTTCGGDGNGSFTNDIGVAPGANFICAKAFNSSGSGQATWIHNCFQWFAGQNAVVVGNSWGSSATTSTEYWNDCENWRNLGIYPVFSIGNSGPGSGTAGTPGNFPIVTGVGGTDSNDNMYYYSSRGPAPDQYPWNDTTYWERPDWDLIKPDIAAPGQSVRSSLPGGGYGQMSGTSMACPHVTGAVAICLQKNPSLDYRTLYNILLDNADHPAQGGSYPNNNYGWGRLNVYAALQAIPQGNNPNLVLSHTEVVGGNGNGILDPGEDAGIVCYIRNTGSEAATNTQATLRTSDSYVTVTDSTTNYGTIAAGDSANNSSDPFDVSVSASCPVGHQIAFDLYIVCAESSWTRSFSLTVGNPGQDYATHDCGNVKLTVTRYGAIGFMSSAGVQGSGFWYPITGSNHLYYASFAAGTDANYVVDRYYEVNQQDDTDWETTTNPDGKVQMYEPGPNNFDEYATARYDDSGHPTPQGLLCLQYSWAWDDATANDFVIMKFSMINEGSSTLSDLYAAIFVDWDIGNYSNNQGSSEVARNLTWMYETTPYVGVAILDPPRSTPAANLALIDHDLYVYPNSGLQDSIQIKFMDGTIQNPSSNRAYDWSTCNSAGPFTLAPGGSAVAAFAIVGGDNLADLQANADTAYNRYWNWPGVAEKPADASVSDIALYPRISRGNSYTLSYNFNAKTPVRVSVYDAGGRLVQDMDYGTVQGAGEFSFSLKNCATGVYFVKIESGSRTQTAKVIWLK